The DNA region GTCTAATTACTGAAGTCATATTTCTACAGGTGTATCACTCAGATCCCTTCACGCATCTGTCTTTGGATAGCGAGTATGCTGTGACTGTCATGGCACTGCCCGTTCCTGAGCGGTGGGACCAGTTCTATCAAAGGAAACAGTTTTTCACAcgcagtaattaaaaaaataaaaaaacctgcaaTGAGTTTTATAGCTATTAACAATGTTGACAACCTGCCACGGCATGTTTAGGGAATCAGTTGTCAAATGCTTGAGTTGTAATAAACCTGTCAAATTCTTCTTTGTGGGTTTTCAGCATGTCCTGAAAAAAATGGTCTCGAAGAGTGTAAGAAAGGTACGTGTTGTTTTTATCACACATCTTCTAGTTTTTTTGTTCTTGGCACCAGATGTGTGCATTCATGTATGCTCTATCAATCATTATAGACTGGTATCCCAGATACGTTGAGGTCCACCAGGAGAACCGGGACGTTTATGTGACCTTTAACCTTGCACCTGAGAACTTCAAAGTCCGTCAGTATTTTTCATCATGTTTCGGAGGCGGCCTGCGGAATTACACAAGCATTAAACCAGTAGGTTTTGTTAACAATATGTACGTTTGTACAATATCTGTAATGCAgatgttgttgttatttgctGAAGTGTAATATGAATgtataagtaaattaaaataaatgcttacatgttaattattaaatcatgttCTTCTAGGATTTCAGTCTCAATAAGACACATCACACATATCGATTGCAGAATCTCCAAGCGGGTACAAACTACACCTGCGAGGTGAGTTTACGCTGTTATTAAATCGTAAGTTATGTAATTTGATGTCTCATTCAGGCACAACCATTCAGACAAACAGAAAACTCTGTGCCagtttttgctttcattttctaGATATACAATTTCCAGCTGTTTTTTACAACAGCaatttatgactttatttattaCGTGTTGagttgtttttgtactttttctcCAGATTGCTGCTGATGTTGTGGATGCAGTCaggaaaacatttattgttgtagTAAAACATAGTTCTGAAGGTATGTTGagccagaaataaaaaaaaaaatcacacatttactCTCAAAAATAAAGCTGCTTCACGCTGCCATAGAAAAACCtatttgtctaaatggttccataaagaacctttaacatctgaagaacctttctgtttcaaaaaaggttctttgtggccaaagaaggttctttagattataaaaaagtaagaaagagatggttctttaaagaacctttgaatgaatggttctttatggaaccaaaaatggttcttctatggcacttTTTGAGAATGTAGTGTAAACCGATTCAGTGACAAAGAGGAAAAAGTCTCTTCCATATACTGCTTTCAGCAAGTACAATATCTGCTTGTGGAGAAACATGCCAGGCAGCTTTTAAAGCGACAACACCCACTGAAACTGGTACTTCAATGAAAAACCCAGTGTCATAATCGGTTTGGTATTATTCCCCTCTCACGATCAGAGCCGCCAACCTCACACTTCACAGAGAGCTCTTCACTAATGGTGCTCTTGTCCGTGGGAATCCTGCTTGCTGCCACCGCACTGCTCGCCTTCATTGTTGTCTACAAGAAAAAACTCAAAAAGAAAATTGTCCAGACCAAAATGAGACCAGGTTTGAGTTTTATAATTGTACTTCATACTAGTCATCGCCAAAACTGTTAAGCAACAACTCTTTGGGACATTGTTTTCTACCCATTATTGAAGATTTTGGCTCACACTTTATTGTAAGGTCCAATTCTTGTTTTCAGAGCAGGGCTGTAAATGTTTATGAGATGTTTTTCCACTATAATGTCAATGTTGTTTTGTACTAATGGGGAATTTGGCTGTTTTTCCTATTTGTCAGAGATCATTGAACAGTACTATGACAATAAACTGGATGAAGGACAGTGTGTTTTGCTGGACAGAACCAGCTGTCCCCCTCGCCtcctgatttgctactcaagtaATGATGGTCCTGCCCACGTCAGAGTCGTGCTTCAACTGGCTGCGTTTTTGCAAAAGCACATGGGTACCCAAGTAAGTGTATCAAGATTAAATCAGACAAAATGCACTGTTACTTATTTTAAGATCATGAAATGctaaattacatttgtttaagATTAATAGACATTATAggcattattttgcattatttatgagAGTGAATACACTATGGTATTACAATATCATTAACAGTATTAcaattcttttttgttgttttgtctatCAGTGtctcaattaattttttttttttttttacaaataatagaaataaataaaatttacacattaaaaatgtaattaatggaATCCATTAAAAATAGTGTGTGTACAAGGTTATTTCCATTAATtgttaattcttattttttctgtttaggTACATTTGGACTTGTGGGAGGCCTTGAGTATTATGGAGGAGGGCAGTATGGGGTGGCATTGCAGGAGATTGAATGAGTGTGACTTTGTGTTGGTCATCTGCTCACAAGGTCTCCTTCAGAATCAGAAGCAGCAGTCTGAGGACGAGGAACCATTAGAGAACACTGCTTTGGCGATGGTTTCCATGATCGGAGAGGAGCTGTGCCGTGCCAAAGCGGTAGGTCGAGACCTCTCCAAATACATGGTGGCCACTTTTGAGTACTCACAAGAGTCTGATATCCCCGCGGCACTTGGTCTTGCTTCAAGATACACCTTGACTAAAGACCTACCCTTGCTCTTCTCTCATCTTCACGGAGTGGCTTTGCAGAAGCCCGGAGTTTACCTACAGGTGGAGAACATTTCAGAAAGTGGGTACTGTAAACTCCCAGCTGGGGCTGCACTACAGCTGGCCATCCAGGAGGCCACGGCACAGTTCTCTGAGGAGCCGACTGAAGAGGAACATGTAGGAATTCCAATCATTTCATAAGGACTTCAAAAACGGCATCAATTAATTGACTCACTTCATCATTCTAACGAAACAAAGGGAACCTTTACTGACGGATTCCACCAGAACTTCCTTGGTAGCCACTAGTACTTATCTAACGTTCTTGATTTTTATCGTTTGAATGCCAGACCATAAAATTGGCAACAAAATCACACAATGTCAATGGAGAAGAGTTTTGTATGGAGTTGTAGCTCAGTTGCATCTTAGGTGACTTTAGGTCATTGAGAAAAAGAGGGATGTTGAAGGATATTGAGGTTATCAAATGCTgtgaacaattattttttttcatataaatgtgtttttattttgtcttatttttgttctgttgcttATGTTCATGCATGTTAAACGTCATGTTACAGTGAATATTCCTAGTAATTGCATGCACTTCCACTACCAATTATAGTCTTTCTTCTACAAATTGAAAGAGGACACTTTCGATTTATTGCTGTGAATGACTTTCAATTTTGTAGTTTGCTGacctgaagtgttttttttttttttttattacatttattatattgtatgctAGGTCAGTTTCTCACAAATCTATTGTTTTGCAACAATCTGTGTTTGTGCTACATGAAGGGAAATAACTACGTTTTAATGTGACAAAATACCTCAACAGCAACAACAGGAAATTCAGCCACCATTAAAAACACACCCATTTCTCAGTGAGTTTGCAGGGCGGTAACATACCTGTGTATAAGCTAATGCATTAATCGTTACATAAAATGTTTATGAACCTGTATGAATGCATGATGTTTTACAAATAAACTTTCattgcttttgtaaaaaaaaaaaatagggctaTTTTGTCCGACTGATATATGATGTTTTTGTATCCGTATACAATCTGAAACAGCTGGCTCTTCACACAAAATACCCCTATTAGAAAGGCTTGATTTAAGTAAGCCACAACATCAAATTTATTgcataaaatagtttttcttgCATTTGATCATTGGCAAATAATTCAAACACCACATCTTTCCACAATACCGTAAACCAATCATAAATTCCATTGCCACTAAATCTTGTTGTATCTTGCCCAAGCTATTCAAAAACTTGGCAACACCAACAAATATGAGCAACGTTTtatcattatacacacacaaatggatgcagatgttatttttttttaactttcaccctaattttaaatgattttttttactttgggcTGCACTTTCTTCTTGcacatgttttcttttaaactatTCCAGTAAATAAGCACAGGAGTCATATTAGAGCAATAATCAGATTGTTTCTACAAGAATATGCTAAGCTTAACTGCAGAGTTGGACCAATTTAAACTGGTAATATGGGaacaattaacataaaaaaaagaacagcttAACACAGTCTCCTGGTCTCATCTGGGCTCCAGTCCTTGTCAGTTTTGAAGTCCAGCAAACcaccttaggctggtttaagctgtttttGTATAGCAGAGATGGAAATTCTTTTTGAGAAATGGGAACTGGAAAATGATCAAAACATTCCTGTTAACTACACAAATCACACTTAACACCTTCAAAAAACTGAACATCTTCAACATTAGCTTACTGACCAGAAGAATTTCATAGTCAAGCCGTTGGAAGGAATAAATCTTTTCTTTTAGAGCATGtcatctatataataaataaacattttcctaTAGGCAGTGCTAGGTAACTGATTTCATgcaatctggattacgtaatcagattccaaaactaaatactttttattgcattatattacattttaaaatacttgtaatcagactatagtaattttttattggttatatgattatacattatttacacattggcaaaaaatattaataatctatgtaatgattctccctaattcttctATTTCATCTCTTAAATGTTGCTTTATGAAATATCATATacataattgaaatatttattattagtagtaagtgttttattttgattgttatcaaaataatttttaaattttacatttttatgatttaagtaattagctttttattaaactCACAAACTTGACAATGTAATGCTtaatgcactttgtttttattagatcctgtacctactaaattactgaaagagttgttacctgtagcagaagaaacgcttctcaatattattaactcgtcgttgtctttaggtcacatcccaaaaccattcaagctggcggttactatgcctcttattaagaaaccacaactagatcctagtgaagtggcaaattacagacccatttcaaatcttccatttatgtctaaaatttaagaaaatgttctgtctgctcagttgtgctccttcctgcaaaaaaatgatctctatcaagaatttcagttgggtttcaggccccactgtaagcacagaaactgcacttgttaaaattacaaatgacttgcttcttgcgtcagaccaaggctgcatctcattgctagttttacttgatcttagtgctgcgttcgacaccatagattacgacatactcatagattgattactatagtattaaaactatacaggtatccaagggcaggctttaagatggtttagatcctacctgtccgatcgctaccactttgattatttaaatggggagtcgtctcatttatcaccagtaaaatatggagtgccacaaggatctgtcctaggtcctctgctattttcaatatacatgttgccctttggtgatattattagaaaatacgggattagtttccactgttatgctgatgatactcaactgtATTTTTGAGatagaccagatgaaacttctaaattatctaagctaacagagtgtgttaaaaatgtaaaagattagaTGACCAATAaatttctcctattaaattcagataagacagagatattacttattggaccaaaaaacattacacagaatctcataattacaatttgcaactacaaacccgattccaaaaaagttgggacactgtacaaattgtgagtaaaaagggaatggaataatttacaaatctcataaacttatattttattcacaatagaatatagataacgtatcaaatgttgaaagtgagacattttgaaatgtcatgccaaatattggctcattttggatttcatgagagctacacattcaaaaaaagttgggacaggtagcaataagaggtcggggaaagttaaatgtacatataaggaacaactggaggaccaatttgcaacttattaggtcaattggcagcatgattgggtataaaaagagcctctcagagtggcagtgtctctcagaagtcaagatgggcagaggatcaccaatttccccaATGCTGTGTAGAAAGATAGTGTAGGAGtgtcagaaaggagtttctcaaagaaaaattgcaaagagtttgaagttatcatcatctacagtacataatatcatccaaagattcagagaatctggaacaatctctgtgcgtaagggtcaaggccggaaaaccatgctggatgcctgtgatcttcgggcccttagatggcactgtatcacatacaggaatgctactgtaatggaaatcacaacatgggctcaggaatacttccagaaaacattgttggtgaacacaatccaccatgccattcgccgttgccggataaatctctataggtcaaaaaagaagccatatctaaacatgatccagaagcgcagccgttttctctgggccaagactcatttaaaatggactgtggcaaagtggaaaactgttctgtggtcagatgaatcaaaatttgaagttctttttggaaaactgggacgccatgtcatccggactaaagaggacaaggacaacccaagttgttatcagcgctcagttcagaagcctgcatctctgatggtatggggttgcatgagacAACATTAAttaatgggacaacattcctattcctaaacttgagcaacttgtctcctcagtccccagacgtttgcagactgttataaaaagaagaggggatgccacacagtggtaaacatggccttgtcccaacttttttttatatgtgttgatgccatgaaatttaaatgcAACttaattttcccttaaaatgatacattttctcagtttaaacatttgatatgtcatctatgttgtattctgaataaaatattgaaatttgacacttccacatcattgcattctgtttttattcacaatttgtacagtgtcccaacttttttggaatcgggtttgtagacggatgtactgttacttcatctacagtcaaaaatctgggtgttatattagacagcaatttgtcttttgaaaatcatatttcaaatgttacaaaaaacagcattcctccatcttagaaacattgccaagctacgaaacgtgacctgtttctgatgcagaaaagctagttcatgcattcatgacctctagactggactattgtaatgcactgctaggtggttgtcctgcatcctcaataaacaagctacaggtagtccaaaatgcagcggctagagtccttgccaggtcaagaaaatatgatcatattaccccaattttccAGTCTctacactggctacctattaagttccctatcagttacaaaatattattacttacttataaggcccttaatggtttagctcctgtgtacctatcTAGTGTTTTACCACGGTACAATcaatcatgctccctaaggtcacaaaatgctggactcttggtagtacctaggatagcaaagtccactaaaggacgTAGAGccttttcacatttggctcccaaattctggaatagccttcctgataatgttcggggttcagacacactttctctgtttaaatctagatttttgGCCaaccattcaaataatgcatctcataatttgtgactacagttatatctgatcaaatgcgcattattattctttagcttgggttaaactaattaattttacttggctggaacagcagctacgctaattatgtctcccGCTAtttatgctgttctgtgtcagctacGTCACGCCAGAACTGTTTCCTACGTTGTTGTGATTTTATCTGATCAGAAACAGTGTAtcggcgtgacgcagctgacacagaacagcatacgtccagcggatattctccaaaatggcaccagggtgatgcggaggagacaaattgttgaataaagtcttttttttttcttttgcgcacaaaaagtattctcgtagcttcgtataattgcggatgaaccactgatgtcacatggattattttacagatttcctTGCTATTATTCTGGAATTGGGAActtttcagttgcattgctgtctatgcagggtcaaaaagctctcagattccatcaaaaatattgattatattgattatattacctaaaatgtgtaatgtgatGAATTactacactagtcaacatttgaagtggatcaaaacctttcaaacaagttgtcctaaaaccaaaatgcgttcttgtcttagaacaactttgatgaacttttttgttCCACTTTAAATGTCGACTACTATAATTACAATTCTTGTAATGTAATTTgaacggattacaatttgtaagtaatctacccagcactgtttTAAGAGCCTGTGGTCATATGAACTAGTTACGTAGGCTAAACCAATCCAAACCTGTCAATAAAAAGCGGCCTGTATTAATCATAATCTGTCTGATTTATCTAGTAAAATAcaacaaagtaataaaatatcaatattgacTCATGGGATGGTTTTAGTATCATGTAAATTGATGAACGCCACTATGGCGAAAGCTTGGCTCATGAATATAAATGAACCTACGCGTGCAGCTCCAGGAAGGTTACCAAGCAACGTctgtttaaaataatgaatattcattAGCTTAGCCTTCGCCGTAATATGATTCGTATAATTCTAAACTTCGCCGCAGCAGCGTGATGAATATTCATTAGCAGCTGCTCTCTTGCGCCTCCC from Cyprinus carpio isolate SPL01 chromosome B23, ASM1834038v1, whole genome shotgun sequence includes:
- the si:ch211-207e14.4 gene encoding interleukin-17 receptor D isoform X1, translating into MWPPTLTLDLLLLVSLFLGAHGEQMSYRPQNCTLECIRRGDPRSEYCRISADDVQISPSIPSFSPFGSCVPWPCQSFLGQETPEVCQHYVHAPRNIQIEFEASEEPTYDAITVSWNPSQYGIEFLRGFQVTLQALGGSQILCQLFLLGTNLSLTHAHAQRVYHSDPFTHLSLDSEYAVTVMALPVPERWDQFYQRKQFFTRTCPEKNGLEECKKDWYPRYVEVHQENRDVYVTFNLAPENFKVRQYFSSCFGGGLRNYTSIKPDFSLNKTHHTYRLQNLQAGTNYTCEIAADVVDAVRKTFIVVVKHSSEEPPTSHFTESSSLMVLLSVGILLAATALLAFIVVYKKKLKKKIVQTKMRPEIIEQYYDNKLDEGQCVLLDRTSCPPRLLICYSSNDGPAHVRVVLQLAAFLQKHMGTQVHLDLWEALSIMEEGSMGWHCRRLNECDFVLVICSQGLLQNQKQQSEDEEPLENTALAMVSMIGEELCRAKAVGRDLSKYMVATFEYSQESDIPAALGLASRYTLTKDLPLLFSHLHGVALQKPGVYLQVENISESGYCKLPAGAALQLAIQEATAQFSEEPTEEEHVGIPIIS
- the si:ch211-207e14.4 gene encoding interleukin-17 receptor D isoform X2 → MWPPTLTLDLLLLVSLFLGAHGEQMSYRPQNCTLECIRRGDPRSEYCRISADDVQISPSIPSFSPFGSIEFLRGFQVTLQALGGSQILCQLFLLGTNLSLTHAHAQRVYHSDPFTHLSLDSEYAVTVMALPVPERWDQFYQRKQFFTRTCPEKNGLEECKKDWYPRYVEVHQENRDVYVTFNLAPENFKVRQYFSSCFGGGLRNYTSIKPDFSLNKTHHTYRLQNLQAGTNYTCEIAADVVDAVRKTFIVVVKHSSEEPPTSHFTESSSLMVLLSVGILLAATALLAFIVVYKKKLKKKIVQTKMRPEIIEQYYDNKLDEGQCVLLDRTSCPPRLLICYSSNDGPAHVRVVLQLAAFLQKHMGTQVHLDLWEALSIMEEGSMGWHCRRLNECDFVLVICSQGLLQNQKQQSEDEEPLENTALAMVSMIGEELCRAKAVGRDLSKYMVATFEYSQESDIPAALGLASRYTLTKDLPLLFSHLHGVALQKPGVYLQVENISESGYCKLPAGAALQLAIQEATAQFSEEPTEEEHVGIPIIS